One Erpetoichthys calabaricus chromosome 9, fErpCal1.3, whole genome shotgun sequence genomic region harbors:
- the si:ch211-213d14.1 gene encoding POU domain class 2-associating factor 2 isoform X1, which produces METEYSKRVYQGVRVKHTVKDLLAEKRSRQTNVPRFNSGSNSTQPAFVQMSGSQMLSGFYGMRRSFLSDSEFSHCHTTKPFASDVYSTSLGGKPLTCEASSMSGYSSLIDTYYPEPFGDYRTSSFSTGSSPIFSTSALPSLLPPFSGESTHFLLRDTWEQTVPESATQTDGLCSDTISSIPSNNSLTSQESGSPSQHRASSRNTSIGNSQSYALHSLEDVHYPATYPGSSSYSCPPYMTIPSDLPSKISHLAPEGSENQVSAINDTTPSWAKDDGNGTWSPYDIRRAY; this is translated from the exons AGTATTCCAAACGTGTTTATCAAGGTGTAAGAGTCAAACATACTGTTAAAGATCTTCTGGCTGAGAAAAGATCAAGGCAGACAAATGTACCAAGATTTAat agTGGATCTAACAGCACACAGCCAGCTTTTGTCCAAATGTCAG GTTCACAAATGCTGTCTGGGTTCTATGGTATGAGACGGTCCTTCTTATCAGATTCAGAGTTTTCACACTGTCATACAACCAAACCGTTTGCTTCTGATGTCTATTCTACATCTCTGGGAGGAAAACCTCTGACATGTGAGGCTTCATCCATGTCCGGATACTCTTCACTAATAGACACCTACTACCCAGAGCCTTTTGGAGACTATCGCACCAGTTCTTTCTCAACAGGAAGCAGTCCAATCTTCTCAACATCTGCACTACCATCACTGCTACCTCCCTTTTCTGGAGAATCGACTCATTTTCTATTG CGAGACACTTGGGAACAGACAGTGCCTGAGAGTGCCACTCAAACAGATGGCCTTTGTTCAGATACAATCTCTTCAATCCCATCCAACAATAGCTTGACTAGCCAAGAATCTGGAAGCCCCTCTCAACACAGAGCCTCAAGCAGAAACACAAGCATTGGAAATTCCCAGTCCTACGCTCTGCATTCCCTCGAGGATGTCCATTACCCTGCCACATACCCAGGATCCTCAAGTTATTCCTGCCCACCTTACATGACAATTCCAAGTGATCTCCCATCCAAGATATCCCACCTAGCACCTGAAGGTTCTGAAAATCAAGTATCAGCTATTAACGACACCACTCCGTCTTGGGCGAAAGACGATGGAAATGGGACATGGTCACCATATGACATTAGGAGGGCATATTAA
- the si:ch211-213d14.1 gene encoding POU domain class 2-associating factor 2 isoform X2: protein MSGSQMLSGFYGMRRSFLSDSEFSHCHTTKPFASDVYSTSLGGKPLTCEASSMSGYSSLIDTYYPEPFGDYRTSSFSTGSSPIFSTSALPSLLPPFSGESTHFLLRDTWEQTVPESATQTDGLCSDTISSIPSNNSLTSQESGSPSQHRASSRNTSIGNSQSYALHSLEDVHYPATYPGSSSYSCPPYMTIPSDLPSKISHLAPEGSENQVSAINDTTPSWAKDDGNGTWSPYDIRRAY, encoded by the exons ATGTCAG GTTCACAAATGCTGTCTGGGTTCTATGGTATGAGACGGTCCTTCTTATCAGATTCAGAGTTTTCACACTGTCATACAACCAAACCGTTTGCTTCTGATGTCTATTCTACATCTCTGGGAGGAAAACCTCTGACATGTGAGGCTTCATCCATGTCCGGATACTCTTCACTAATAGACACCTACTACCCAGAGCCTTTTGGAGACTATCGCACCAGTTCTTTCTCAACAGGAAGCAGTCCAATCTTCTCAACATCTGCACTACCATCACTGCTACCTCCCTTTTCTGGAGAATCGACTCATTTTCTATTG CGAGACACTTGGGAACAGACAGTGCCTGAGAGTGCCACTCAAACAGATGGCCTTTGTTCAGATACAATCTCTTCAATCCCATCCAACAATAGCTTGACTAGCCAAGAATCTGGAAGCCCCTCTCAACACAGAGCCTCAAGCAGAAACACAAGCATTGGAAATTCCCAGTCCTACGCTCTGCATTCCCTCGAGGATGTCCATTACCCTGCCACATACCCAGGATCCTCAAGTTATTCCTGCCCACCTTACATGACAATTCCAAGTGATCTCCCATCCAAGATATCCCACCTAGCACCTGAAGGTTCTGAAAATCAAGTATCAGCTATTAACGACACCACTCCGTCTTGGGCGAAAGACGATGGAAATGGGACATGGTCACCATATGACATTAGGAGGGCATATTAA